One part of the Oncorhynchus clarkii lewisi isolate Uvic-CL-2024 chromosome 7, UVic_Ocla_1.0, whole genome shotgun sequence genome encodes these proteins:
- the LOC139413420 gene encoding protein FAM107B-like isoform X2, translating into MKFIKASAYANLQWEQQPRQDGSHPPQDYPHRDQPPVADYTPQPNYMEGDHDLIKPKKLLNPVKASKSHQDLQRELLMSHKRGGVVGVESKPELQRVLEARKREKVIKQRKEEDEARKKISPLEQELLKRKDKLEVLEKEQEKQEETVKAPEFVKVKENLRRTSFHIDGEKEV; encoded by the exons atgaagttcatcaaag CATCGGCCTATGCGAACCTGCAGTGGGAGCAGCAGCCCAGGCAGGATGGGAGCCACCCACCTCAGGACTACCCTCACAGGGACCAGCCCCCAGTGGCTGACTACACCCCCCAGCCCAATTACATGGAGGGAGATCATGATCTCATCAAGCCCAAAAAGCTCCTTAATCCAGTGAAAGCCTCCAAAAGCCACCAGGACCTCCAACGAGAGCTGCTAATGAGCCATAAAAG GGGCGGTGTTGTTGGTGTGGAATCTAAGCCGGAGCTGCAGCGAGTGTTAGAGGCCAGGAAGAGGGAAAAAGTGATAAAGCAGAGGAAGGAAGAAGATGAGGCCAGAAAGAAGATCTCTCCTCTGGAACAAGAGCTCCTCAAGAGGAAGGATAAGCTAGAAGTG TTGGAGAAGGAGCAGGAAAAACAAGAGGAGACAGTGAAAGCCCCAGAGTTTGTCAAGGTCAAGGAGAACTTGAGACGTACGTCCTTTCACattgatggagagaaagaggtgtaG